Sequence from the Pseudomonadota bacterium genome:
TACCGGATCCAGCGCACCGGCAAAGGTTTTCATGGCCGGCTCGATCGGAATCGTATCCAGGCGGCAGCCCAGGACCCGCGCCAGTTCCGCCGCGTCGTCCAGGCTGTCCTGGCTGGTGTATGGCGAGGGCATCATGACGCAGTGGACCCTGTCGGCCCCCAGCGCATCCACGGCCAGGACGGCCGCCAGCGCGCTGTCGATACCGCCCGACAGGCCCAGGATCACGCCGGGGAAGCCGTTCTTGCGCACATAGTCTTTCAGGCCAAGAACCAGGGCGTGGTAAACCGCTGCCGGGCCGGTCTGGACAGGAGTATGGAGGCTGCCGCTGTCACAGGACCAGAACCGATCCGGCCCCCGGGTCCAGCGGGCGAGGACATACTGCTCCCGCCACGACCCCATCTGGACCGCTACGGCCCCATCCCGGTTCAGGACAAAGGATGTGCCGTCAAACACCAGGTCGTCCTGGCCACCCACCTGGTTCAGCAGCGCCATGGGCAGACCGGTTTCACGCACGCGGCTGGCGACCAGGTTCAGGCGCGTTTCCGCCTTTCCCGTTTCAAAAGGACTGGCGTTGGGGGACAGCAGGATCTCCGCCCCCCGGCCGGCCAAATGGCGGCAGGTTTCAGGTTTCCAGTAATCCTCGCACACGGGCAGACCCAGGCGTACGCCGCGGAAGGTAACAGGCTCCGGCGGCGGACCCGCGGTGAACAGTCTTTTCTCGTCGAATACCCCGTAATTGGGCAGGTCCACCTTGAAGCGGACATCGGCGATTTTTCCTTTGTCCAGCACCAGAACAGCGTTGTACAGCTGCCCGTCCTGCCGCCACGGGGCACCCACGATCACGCCGGGACCACCATCACGTGTTGCTTCGGCCAGACGCCGGACCTGGTCCTCCACCGCATCCAGAAAAGAGGGGCGCAGAACCAGGTCCTCGGGCGAATAGCCGGTCAGGGCCAGCTCGGGGAACAGGACCAGGCCGGCCCCCTCCTCTGCGGCGCGGCGGCAGACCTGCAGGATCAGGTCCCGGTTATGGTCCAGATCCCCCACGGTCGGGTTCACCTGGGCCAGGGCGATGGACAGCCGGTCTGTCATGACTGCACCGGTTGCACTGTAATCCCACCATAACTGCACTTTAACTGCACTTTAACTGCACTATAACTGCACTTTAACTGCACGGGGGTGCAGCGGAAAAACTCCTGTGCCGATATGTGTTTTCTGAAAGTTATCCCCATAAACTGCCCCTCTCCGGCAGGGGTGCAGTGGATAACATTGCGAATGTGTAAGCAAAAGTCATCATTTGTCATCATTTCTGTCCCGGTGTCATCCCGACCGAAGTCCCGCAAGGGACGGAGCGGAGGGATCTCCTTTTGAGGGAGATCCCTCCACTCCGCTGCGCTTCGGTCGGAATGACAGGGAAAGGATTGGGAAACACCCGGAACCACACCCACGTTTTTCCTCCGCAACGAAAACCGGGGTCCAGTATATAGGAAAATAGTCTTCTTGTCAAGGCCTCTCAGGCCGTCCCCATGGTTGCGGGGCCGGGCCTGCGGCCCGTCGGCGCAGAAGCGGACACAGATGGATCCGAAAACCTCTTTTCGAAATCGTCAACCCGCCGACGCAGCCAGCCTCTTCCTTCGGGCGTCAGTTTCTGATCGCCCATGAAGTCCAGCAGGTCGCTGACCATCCGTGCCGCTGCAGTATCGGGGTTTGTATCATGCTGCGTTTCAGGCCTGAGTTTTTTAAACCCTGCGTCCTTGAGGTGGCTGGCCACCTGCTGCGCCAGATCTGTTCCTTCCCTGATACCCGATCTCCAGTAGGGCTGACTGATGTATTTTTCCATCCAGTTTGCAAGGGCATGAGGGTCCTTTTTCGCAAGGACTCCGGGCAGGTCAGCCACCAGCTTCCTCTCGGCATCATGCTGCTTTCTTTCCAGCCAGTTTGCCGCCTTGTTATAAAACCGCAGAACAACATCAGGCTCACGGCCATGGGCACGCTCAAGATCGTATATTCTGTCTTTTACCGTCCTGTCCCTCAGATACTGTTGCATGCCATTGCATGCATCCCGACCATGGACGGGATCCAGCAAGAGGATGGCCATGGCGCCCTCCAGCCGTTCCGGAGGCAGCGTGCTGTCCAGTTTGTTGTGGCCGTTGCGCCAGGATTCCATGAAGTCATAAACCATCTCATCAACAAAAGGCCCCACCACCGTGCGGAACTTTCCGTCCGCTGCCGTGTAGGCCGAGACAAGGCTTTCGTAAAGCGAGGCCCAGGCCTCCGGACGAAGTCCCCTGACAATCCTTCTGGCATTGCCAAATGTTTCGCGGGCTTTTTCTCTTCCTGTCATGGTGGACTCCAATCCGTATATGGCTGCACCATCTATAGCAGGGAGACTGTTAACAGGAAGTTAGGTTCACCAGACCCCTCCAGAACCCGCTGTAGCGAGGCGAATGCCAGGAACGAGGAGCGCAGGGCCGCAGCGTACACTCAAGTACGTGAGGACCCGAGCACCGCCGTGACGTGGCAGGCGGCCGCCGCAGTCAGGGTTATGGAGGGGTCTGGTCCCGCCACTTGATGCTGCAGCCCATGCCGGGAATCTGGTCCACCGGACCCTGGCCCGTCTGCGCGATCTGTTTCATGGCCTCGAACAGGTCGCGGCGGGCATCCGGCACAGGTTCGATGCGCGAGGCATCCAGCCGTCCGCGGTACTGAAGCTCCAGATCCGCATTGAACCCGAAGAAATCCGGCGTACAGACGGCATCGTACGCCCGGCCCACCTTCTGGGTTTCATCAATGAGATAGGGAAACATGAAGCGGTGCTCTGCGGCAAACTTTTTCATGTTGTCAAAGCTGTCCGCCGGATACGCCTGGGTATCGTTGGCCATGATGGTCACAGCGCCCACGCCATGGTTTTTCAGGTCATTCACGTCCCGGACGATGCGGTCGATAGCGGACCGGACGAACGGACAGTGGTTGCAGATGAACATCACCAGTGTGGCCTTTGGTCCCCGCACATCCTGCAGGGTCCAGGTCTTGCCGTCCGTTCCCTTCAGGCTGAAATCCACCGCTTTCCATCCGAAGTCACAGACCGGGGGCTGAAGGGCGGCCATGATGGTTCTCCTTTTTCTGCCGGATCACCCCGGTGACACAGCGGGCCAGTGGGCCGGTTTCAGCGGATGGGGCGCGGAGACGGACTGGCCGGTCAGGGCGGCGGCGGGATCAGGTACAGGCTGTCCCGCACGGATCTGGGCCATGCGCATGTCACCCAGCTGGTTCAGGATGGCCTGGATCCTGCCAGCCAGCAGGGCCAGGGATTCGTTCAGACGCAGGCGGATGTCGTCAGGCAGGGCATCGGCTGGGTCCCCCTGCTGGCGCATCTGACGGGCCGCGACAGACAGGGCGTCAGGGACATGGGCCACGGCC
This genomic interval carries:
- a CDS encoding NAD+ synthase; amino-acid sequence: MTDRLSIALAQVNPTVGDLDHNRDLILQVCRRAAEEGAGLVLFPELALTGYSPEDLVLRPSFLDAVEDQVRRLAEATRDGGPGVIVGAPWRQDGQLYNAVLVLDKGKIADVRFKVDLPNYGVFDEKRLFTAGPPPEPVTFRGVRLGLPVCEDYWKPETCRHLAGRGAEILLSPNASPFETGKAETRLNLVASRVRETGLPMALLNQVGGQDDLVFDGTSFVLNRDGAVAVQMGSWREQYVLARWTRGPDRFWSCDSGSLHTPVQTGPAAVYHALVLGLKDYVRKNGFPGVILGLSGGIDSALAAVLAVDALGADRVHCVMMPSPYTSQDSLDDAAELARVLGCRLDTIPIEPAMKTFAGALDPVVQGLFPDITQQNIQSRIRGLILMALSNTYGGMVLATSNKSEMATGYATLYGDMCGGYAVLKDVYKTMVFALARWRNTHVPVEALGPAGHVIPERVITRPPTAELRTGQTDQDTLPPYDVLDDVLECLVDHNLGIAETARRGHPADLVQTVRRMVDRAEYKRRQSAPGPKITRRAFGHERRWPITNGYRES
- a CDS encoding thioredoxin family protein, with amino-acid sequence MAALQPPVCDFGWKAVDFSLKGTDGKTWTLQDVRGPKATLVMFICNHCPFVRSAIDRIVRDVNDLKNHGVGAVTIMANDTQAYPADSFDNMKKFAAEHRFMFPYLIDETQKVGRAYDAVCTPDFFGFNADLELQYRGRLDASRIEPVPDARRDLFEAMKQIAQTGQGPVDQIPGMGCSIKWRDQTPP